A segment of the Bacteroidales bacterium genome:
CAACCCATTATATAGATAATGGAAATTATCTTACTATGTCAGGCTATACAATAAGAATTAGTAATAGCATGGGAGTCGTTGTATTTTCTCAGCCGATTAACCAACCATTATTTTACGTAGATCTCTCTACTTGGACTGGTCTAGGGATGTATTTTGTACATATCATCGATAATCTTAGCAATACAATTGAAGTAAAGAAAATAATTTTACAGTAAGGGTCCTCTATATAAAAGTTAACTTTGGCAACTGTCTTACCACAATTTAAATGGAAGTGATTATCATATTTTATCCTTTTTTGAGTTATGAAGAGGTTAGTAATTAAGTTTATAATGAACAATTAAAAAGATAGCATAAACTTCTGATAAATCTGAAAGTGCTTACAAGAAATTTGCAACAATAATGACAATTTTCATGAAAGCTTTATCATGTCAACCCCTTTCTACACAGAATCTATTATGTAATCTCGAACATGAAGTTTTTTGAAAATCCACGATTGTCCTATGATAGCAATTTTACGATTTGGATAATAGATGTTTCATGCCGTTGATTTAATCTTCAGCTATTTATAGCATAAATTCATCGTCGGTAATACGTTCTGAACATCCGCAACCCCTTTGGATCCAAGTCACCACACGATATTTGTTTGAAAAGCTTTCAAAGATATTTCTGTAAGATCTAGAATCGTTGTAGCTTCCATGCAGAATAAAAAGTGTAAGCTTAGTGGGGGCTCGGTGTGTACGTGAATGAGGCGTTCTCTGTCGGCTACGTTCATGAAAACGCTTGGTAAAATGGGATATCGATCTACGGTTGGCGAAACCAATACGCTAATGTTATCTACTTGTTCACAGCTTGTAAAAGCAAAGCTGCTATCAAGTACAAGTAAATCCTCTTCATTGCTTCTACTTTCTTGTTATAATGTCATTTGTAAAATAGCACATAACTTGTTTATATACGTACGAAAAGTAATCTAACACAGATGATGTTTAATGGATTAAAACAAATTTTGGCAAGATTTATTGATTATAAATTTATATAAAAATTTCAATTTACTTACAAACGAATAAAATATAGTCCAAGATTACCATGAGCACTAACTATGCCCCAGACATAAACGTGTATTCGTAATTTAATTCTAAAAAAATTGCTGCTAGACGTGTACGAATTTACAGTGTATTGTGCTTTTTACAATGGGTAAACACATAGTGAAGTAAAGGAATATTCTTTCTTAACTCCATCCATAAAGCTGATGTGGGTATATTCACAATCACAAGGAGCAGAAGAACTAGCGATAGAAAGAAAAGGAAGACTAGGATATATGTATAGAACATTTAGAGAAGTTAGATTTTAAGTTCATTTTACTGAATCCATTATTTATAAAGTAAATGTTTGGCAGGAAGTACGATGTAAAAAAGATGTCCAATAGAGACATTGCTTTAAAAGGATTATTTGCAGTAGTCTTGTTCCTGATGAGAG
Coding sequences within it:
- a CDS encoding T9SS type A sorting domain-containing protein; the protein is MSGYTIRISNSMGVVVFSQPINQPLFYVDLSTWTGLGMYFVHIIDNLSNTIEVKKIILQ